The following coding sequences are from one Candidatus Ancaeobacter aquaticus window:
- a CDS encoding Fic family protein — protein MNSFKNNIFDLPLGTVWLMNSVSEYKGKQDLYSQQSPQALKTLVEMALIESVESSNRIEGVTVDSVRLKPLVIGHSRPRDRSEEEVSGYRKALDLIHAKHGSLRITSETIKELHRLCRGESHDAGVWNEKDNDIIRKFSDGRVEVVYKPLSAKETPKYIEQLCLSYEHSVTQLKYPPLYAVACLILDFLCIHPFRDGNGRVSRLLTLLALYQHEYAAGKYISLERVVEQSKETYYESLNRSSWGWQQGKHDTLPWTNYFLGTVLGAYKELERRAVAVSPRRGAKTGIIEAAVNDQLAEFSISDIERVCPGISRVMIKKILLNLKIKKKIKCLGKGQSAKWLRIVSLL, from the coding sequence CACGGTATGGTTGATGAACTCTGTTTCAGAATATAAAGGTAAACAGGATTTGTATTCACAACAATCGCCACAGGCCTTGAAAACGCTCGTTGAAATGGCGCTTATTGAAAGCGTCGAATCGTCAAACCGGATCGAAGGGGTTACAGTAGATAGTGTGCGACTCAAACCGCTTGTAATAGGTCACAGCAGACCACGTGATCGTTCTGAAGAGGAGGTTTCGGGATATCGCAAAGCGCTTGATTTGATCCACGCCAAACACGGAAGTCTTAGGATAACTTCTGAAACAATTAAAGAATTGCACCGATTGTGCCGAGGAGAATCGCATGATGCCGGGGTTTGGAACGAAAAGGATAATGACATCATCCGTAAATTTTCTGACGGCAGAGTCGAGGTCGTGTATAAGCCCCTAAGCGCGAAAGAAACACCAAAATATATTGAGCAATTATGCCTTTCCTACGAACACAGCGTAACGCAGTTGAAATATCCGCCTCTTTACGCGGTTGCATGCCTCATTCTTGATTTTCTATGTATACATCCGTTCCGTGACGGCAACGGTAGGGTGTCACGGCTGTTGACGCTTTTGGCATTATATCAGCACGAATACGCGGCAGGCAAGTACATAAGTCTCGAACGCGTTGTCGAACAGAGCAAAGAAACATATTATGAATCGTTGAACAGAAGTTCGTGGGGTTGGCAGCAGGGTAAGCACGATACACTGCCATGGACAAATTATTTTCTGGGAACAGTGCTTGGGGCATATAAAGAGCTTGAAAGACGTGCTGTAGCTGTTAGTCCGCGGAGGGGAGCAAAGACGGGAATTATCGAAGCAGCAGTTAATGACCAATTGGCTGAATTCAGTATATCAGATATTGAGCGTGTCTGTCCGGGTATAAGCAGGGTTATGATAAAAAAAATATTGCTCAATCTCAAAATAAAGAAAAAGATCAAATGCCTTGGAAAAGGACAGTCAGCGAAATGGTTACGAATTGTTTCTTTGTTATAA